A part of Crassostrea angulata isolate pt1a10 chromosome 5, ASM2561291v2, whole genome shotgun sequence genomic DNA contains:
- the LOC128182897 gene encoding zonadhesin-like isoform X2, which produces MELWFSKQKYISGNNELMGSSSHNEELVSVDNATTVQMTMTTVPSNMTTVPSNMTTVPSTMTTVPSNMTTVPSTMTTMPSNMTTVPSNMTTVPSNMTTLPSNMTTVPSNMTTVPSNMTTVPSNMTTMPSNMTTVPSNMTTMPSNMTTVPSTMTTMPSNMTTVPSNMTTVPSNMTTIPSNMTTVPSNMTTVPTNMTTVPSNMTTVPSNMTTVPSNMTTVPSNMTTGHSTMTTRINPTVTPSPSKSKFSTGTFFGGIGVGIVFVFIVMAGIYGVRKRRRVLEEKVQYKTIE; this is translated from the exons ATGGAGTTATGGTTCTCCAAACAAAAG TATATTTCAGGGAATAATGAATTGATGGGATCTTCTAGTCATAATGAAGAATTGGTCTCTGTTGACAATGCAACAACCGTTCAAATGACCATGACAACCGTACCATCGAACATGACAACCGTGCCATCGAACATGACAACCGTTCCTTCGACCATGACAACCGTGCCTTCCAACATGACAACCGTTCCTTCGACCATGACAACCATGCCTTCCAACATGACAACCGTTCCTTCCAACATGACAACCGTTCCTTCCAACATGACAACCCTTCCTTCGAACATGACAACCGTTCCATCGAACATGACAACCGTGCCTTCCAACATGACAACTGTTCCTTCCAACATGACAACCATGCCTTCCAACATGACAACCGTTCCTTCCAACATGACAACCATGCCTTCCAACATGACAACCGTTCCTTCGACCATGACAACCATGCCTTCCAACATGACAACCGTTCCTTCCAACATGACAACTGTTCCGTCGAACATGACAACCATACCATCGAACATGACAACCGTACCATCGAACATGACAACCGTTCCTACCAACATGACAACTGTTCCATCCAACATGACAACCGTGCCTTCCAACATGACAACCGTACCATCCAACATGACAACCGTTCCATCGAATATGACAACCGGTCATTCAACCATGACCACACGAATTAACCCCACAGTTACTCCCTCGCCGTCGAAATCAAAGTTCAGCACCGGCACATTCTTCGGAGGCATAGGTGTGGGGATTGTCTTTGTTTTCATTGTAATGGCGGGAATCTATGGTGTTAGAAAAAGAAGGCGGGTGCTTGAAGAAAAAGTGCAATATAAAACTATAGAATGa
- the LOC128182897 gene encoding zonadhesin-like isoform X1, producing the protein MATRLVLSLFFIYGVMVLQTKGNNELMGSSSHNEELVSVDNATTVQMTMTTVPSNMTTVPSNMTTVPSTMTTVPSNMTTVPSTMTTMPSNMTTVPSNMTTVPSNMTTLPSNMTTVPSNMTTVPSNMTTVPSNMTTMPSNMTTVPSNMTTMPSNMTTVPSTMTTMPSNMTTVPSNMTTVPSNMTTIPSNMTTVPSNMTTVPTNMTTVPSNMTTVPSNMTTVPSNMTTVPSNMTTGHSTMTTRINPTVTPSPSKSKFSTGTFFGGIGVGIVFVFIVMAGIYGVRKRRRVLEEKVQYKTIE; encoded by the exons ATGGCGACACGCCTGGTTCTGTCTCTTTTCTTCATCTATGGAGTTATGGTTCTCCAAACAAAAG GGAATAATGAATTGATGGGATCTTCTAGTCATAATGAAGAATTGGTCTCTGTTGACAATGCAACAACCGTTCAAATGACCATGACAACCGTACCATCGAACATGACAACCGTGCCATCGAACATGACAACCGTTCCTTCGACCATGACAACCGTGCCTTCCAACATGACAACCGTTCCTTCGACCATGACAACCATGCCTTCCAACATGACAACCGTTCCTTCCAACATGACAACCGTTCCTTCCAACATGACAACCCTTCCTTCGAACATGACAACCGTTCCATCGAACATGACAACCGTGCCTTCCAACATGACAACTGTTCCTTCCAACATGACAACCATGCCTTCCAACATGACAACCGTTCCTTCCAACATGACAACCATGCCTTCCAACATGACAACCGTTCCTTCGACCATGACAACCATGCCTTCCAACATGACAACCGTTCCTTCCAACATGACAACTGTTCCGTCGAACATGACAACCATACCATCGAACATGACAACCGTACCATCGAACATGACAACCGTTCCTACCAACATGACAACTGTTCCATCCAACATGACAACCGTGCCTTCCAACATGACAACCGTACCATCCAACATGACAACCGTTCCATCGAATATGACAACCGGTCATTCAACCATGACCACACGAATTAACCCCACAGTTACTCCCTCGCCGTCGAAATCAAAGTTCAGCACCGGCACATTCTTCGGAGGCATAGGTGTGGGGATTGTCTTTGTTTTCATTGTAATGGCGGGAATCTATGGTGTTAGAAAAAGAAGGCGGGTGCTTGAAGAAAAAGTGCAATATAAAACTATAGAATGa
- the LOC128182899 gene encoding LOW QUALITY PROTEIN: zonadhesin-like (The sequence of the model RefSeq protein was modified relative to this genomic sequence to represent the inferred CDS: substituted 1 base at 1 genomic stop codon), whose translation MRTVPSITTTVPSNMTTNPSNMTTIPSNMTTFPSTMTTVPSNMKTVPSNKTTVPSHMRIVTSNITTFPSNMTTVPSNMITVPSNMITVLSTMTTVLSNMTTVPSNMITVPSNMTTVSWNMTTVPSNMTTVPSNMTTVLXTMTTVPSNMKTMLSNMTTVPSNMTTVPSNITTVPSNMTTVPSKMTTVPSNMTTVPSDMTTRINPTVTPSPSKSKFSTGTFFGGIGVGIVIVFIVMAGIYGVIKGRRALEEKVQSETIE comes from the coding sequence ATGAGAACTGTTCCATCCATCACGACAACCGTTCCTTCGAACATGACAACCAATCCATCCAACATGACAACCATTCCGTCCAACATGACAACCTTTCCATCGACTATGACAACTGTTCCATCCAACATGAAAACTGTTCCATCCAACAAGACAACCGTTCCTTCACACATGAGAATCGTAACATCCAACATAACAACCTTTCCTTCAAACATGACAACTGTTCCGTCCAACATGATAACCGTGCCTTCCAACATGATAACCGTTCTTTCGACCATGACAACTGTTCTGTCGAACATGACAACCGTGCCTTCCAACATGATAACCGTTCCATCGAACATGACAACTGTTTCGTGGAACATGACAACCGTACCATCGAACATGACAACTGTTCCATCGAATATGACAACTGTTCTGTAGACCATGACAACTGTTCCATCGAACATGAAAACCATGCTTTCAAACATGACAACCGTTCCATCCAACATGACAACCGTTCCTTCCAACATAACAACTGTTCCATCGAACATGACAACTGTTCCATCCAAAATGACAACCGTTCCATCGAATATGACAACCGTTCCATCGGATATGACCACACGAATTAACCCCACAGTTACTCCCTCGCCGTCGAAATCAAAGTTCAGCACCGGCACATTCTTCGGAGGCATAGGCGTGGGGATTGTAATTGTTTTCATTGTAATGGCGGGAATCTACGGTGTAATAAAAGGGAGGCGGGCGCTTGAAGAAAAAGTGCAAAGTGAAACTATAGAATGa
- the LOC128182903 gene encoding uncharacterized protein LOC128182903, producing MEKISLLVGFILIFYDVYGSPNRENRISRFRLSAAPVSPAQSSADSTVSGSVTMTTPGLTTVSANTSMSNPVTMTTSGHHNSTTEPITSNVTSVFPNMTTQQTNSSSESPSPATTSSSHNMSESTKTSSIPHTIPHTTSRVPKPAKKSKFEAWSFLGGAAVGLCVTLACVGLVYCIIDRKKYPHDSVQYRAM from the exons atGGAGAAAATATCACTATTAGTTggatttattcttattttttatgatgTATACGGATCACCAAATAGAg AAAATAGAATAAGTAGATTTAGATTGAGTGCAGCACCAGTGTCCCCCGCTCAAAGTTCTGCTGATTCTACCGTGTCAGGGAGTGTTACCATGACAACACCGGGACTCACAACTGTATCTGCTAACACGAGCATGTCAAACCCCGTAACCATGACAACATCGGGGCATCACAACAGTACAACAGAACCAATCACTTCGAATGTGACATCCGTTTTTCCCAACATGACAACGCAACAAACCAATTCATCTAGCGAATCTCCATCACCAGCTACTACTTCATCGTCACACAATATGTCAGAATCAACAAAGACGTCATCAATACCTCACACAATTCCCCACACGACATCACGTGTTCCCAAGCCCGCGAAGAAGAGCAAATTTGAGGCGTGGAGTTTTTTGGGGGGAGCGGCTGTTGGACTTTGTGTGACGCTGGCGTGTGTAGGACTCGTGTACTGTATCATCGACAGAAAAAAATACCCACATGACAGCGTGCAGTATAGGGCCATGTAG
- the LOC128182902 gene encoding probable serine/threonine-protein kinase mkcB, protein MSFSVLPCLSIFVLCLASFRGGVVFAGPLVNADANNGTTVDISTATSSKITMTTNAVTTNNAANMTTASMTTSSQSNMTTSSQSNMTTTSQSNVTTASMTTSNVTSNMTTASMTTSNVTNNMTTSSMTTASGNSSVPVTSYKPTQPTKSTTTTAAPESSGFSGASFGGGIALGVVIAAILCFGIYKYKGRNSGYAQY, encoded by the exons ATGTCTTTCTCAGTTCTACCTTGCCTCAGTATTTTTGTTCTCTGCCTCGCCAGTTTTCGAGGGGGCGTTGTTTTCGCTG GTCCTCTTGTAAATGCAGATGCTAATAATGGCACAACAGTTGATATCAGTACAGCAACAAGCTCGAAAATAACCATGACAACAAATGCCGTCACAACTAATAACGCTGCTAACATGACTAcagcgtccatgacaaccagcAGCCAATCAAATATGACTACAAGCAGCCAATCAAATATGACCACCACCAGCCAGTCAAATGTGACAACTGCATCCATGACAACTAGCAACGTCACCAGCAATATGACAACTGCATCCATGACAACTAGCAACGTTACCAACAATATGACAACTTCGTCCATGACAACCGCCTCTGGAAACTCTAGCGTACCAGTGACGTCATATAAACCAACTCAACCAACTAAATCTACCACTACGACCGCCGCCCCCGAGTCGTCTGGATTCAGTGGCGCCTCTTTCGGCGGGGGTATCGCCCTCGGGGTGGTAATTGCGGCTATCCTTTGCTTCGGTATCTATAAGTACAAAGGCCGAAATTCCGGGTATGCCCAGTACTAG
- the LOC128182908 gene encoding uncharacterized protein LOC128182908, protein MGSLHTLVSLGLVVLSTTFGACQNTTSSATTDNITTLGSTITTGNSTGSAPSITSGAVSTASVITQNISTSVPITTVTTAHVTTEDFTPHFSILPANKTSTIRSTHGPPSSTTKPGFDGASFGGGIGAGMGIFLLLLFFGILIVTMRRKMQGPNYEVL, encoded by the exons ATGGGCTCCCTACATACATTAGTCAGCCTTGGACTCGTCGTTCTGTCCACAACTTTCGGTGCCTGTC AAAACACTACATCATCCGCCACCACAGATAACATCACAACTCTTGGATCCACCATAACTACCGGAAACAGCACTGGATCCGCCCCTTCGATCACTTCCGGTGCCGTGTCAACAGCTTCAGTCATAACACAGAACATCAGTACATCTGTACCCATCACTACCGTCACCACTGCGCATGTCACAACGGAAGACTTTACGCCCCACTTTTCAATTCTTCCCGCCAACAAGACTTCCACCATTAGATCCACCCATGGACCACCCAGCTCTACCACAAAGCCCGGATTTGACGGTGCTTCGTTCGGCGGGGGGATCGGCGCGGGGATGGGGATTTTTCTGCTGTTATTGTTCTTTGGAATACTTATCGTGACCATGAGGAGAAAGATGCAAGGTCCTAACTATGAAGTGTTGTAA